One window of Helicobacter sp. MIT 99-5507 genomic DNA carries:
- a CDS encoding ABC-F family ATP-binding cassette domain-containing protein — translation MLQTINLTMTYPTKKLFENINIKLDKNKRYGLIGANGAGKSTFLKILSGELESSSGEIVIENGLKIGILKQDQYAYEDLNLSDAVLIGNKRLYDAIKRKNYLYENADLSDDKVNEELGELEIICAEEDPMYEYDTNIAKILEELSFPQSMHDNLMKTIPNGDKFKILLAQVLFPKPDILFLDEPTNNLDLKSIEWLENNLKHHEGTMVVISHDRHFINSVCTHILDLDFCTIREFSGNYDDWYIASSIIAKQQEAERNKKLKEKEDLESFIRRFSANASKAKQATSRQRQLEKLNIEEVKVSSRRDPSIVFKPRREIGNEVFECENISKSFESKLVFEKIDLRILPGEKIALIGPNGVGKSTLCKIIVEELSPDSGSLKLGATIQKGYFPQNIAEEINGDFTLYEWLRSFDKKMDSGEIRNALGRMLFSGEEQEKKLNNLSGGEKHRMYLSKLMIEGGNFLILDEPTNHLDLEAIIALGEALYKFSGNILCVSHDRELIDAFANRIIELIPTSNGAKMVDFKGSYEEYLESKK, via the coding sequence TTGCTACAAACTATAAATTTAACGATGACCTACCCGACAAAAAAATTATTTGAAAATATTAATATTAAACTTGATAAAAATAAAAGATATGGACTTATTGGTGCAAATGGTGCTGGAAAATCTACATTTTTAAAGATTCTTAGCGGTGAGCTAGAATCTAGTAGTGGAGAAATAGTAATTGAAAATGGATTAAAGATTGGAATCTTAAAGCAAGATCAATATGCTTATGAGGATTTAAATCTTAGTGATGCTGTTTTGATTGGAAATAAAAGATTATATGATGCAATAAAAAGAAAAAATTATTTATATGAAAATGCAGATTTAAGTGATGATAAGGTAAATGAGGAATTAGGTGAGTTAGAAATAATTTGTGCTGAAGAAGATCCGATGTATGAATATGATACAAATATCGCAAAGATTCTAGAGGAGCTTTCTTTCCCACAAAGTATGCATGACAATCTTATGAAGACAATTCCAAATGGTGATAAATTTAAGATTCTACTTGCTCAAGTTTTATTTCCAAAACCTGATATTTTATTTTTAGATGAACCTACAAATAATCTTGATTTAAAATCAATTGAATGGCTTGAAAATAATCTAAAACATCATGAAGGAACGATGGTAGTAATTAGCCATGATAGACATTTTATCAATTCTGTTTGTACGCATATTTTAGACCTTGATTTTTGCACTATTAGAGAATTTAGTGGTAATTATGATGATTGGTATATCGCATCAAGTATTATTGCAAAGCAACAAGAGGCAGAGAGAAATAAAAAATTAAAAGAAAAAGAGGATTTAGAATCTTTTATTAGACGATTTTCAGCAAATGCAAGCAAGGCAAAGCAAGCCACTTCAAGACAAAGACAACTAGAAAAACTAAATATAGAAGAAGTAAAAGTTAGTTCAAGAAGAGATCCTAGCATTGTATTTAAGCCAAGAAGAGAAATTGGTAATGAAGTCTTTGAGTGCGAAAATATAAGCAAATCTTTTGAATCTAAACTTGTATTTGAAAAGATAGATTTAAGAATCTTGCCAGGTGAAAAGATAGCACTTATTGGACCAAATGGAGTAGGTAAAAGCACATTATGTAAGATTATTGTAGAAGAATTAAGCCCAGATTCTGGAAGTCTAAAACTTGGTGCAACTATACAAAAAGGATATTTTCCCCAAAATATTGCTGAAGAGATAAATGGAGATTTTACTCTTTATGAATGGCTTAGAAGTTTTGATAAAAAAATGGATAGTGGAGAGATAAGAAATGCACTTGGACGAATGCTTTTTAGTGGTGAAGAGCAAGAAAAGAAGCTAAATAATTTAAGCGGTGGTGAAAAGCATAGAATGTATCTCTCAAAGCTCATGATTGAAGGTGGAAATTTTCTAATCTTAGATGAACCTACAAATCACCTTGATTTAGAGGCAATTATCGCACTTGGCGAAGCTTTGTATAAATTTAGCGGAAATATACTTTGTGTTAGTCATGATAGAGAATTAATTGATGCTTTTGCAAATAGGATAATAGAACTAATTCCAACATCAAATGGTGCAAAAATGGTTGATTTTAAAGGTAGCTATGAGGAATATTTAGAAAGCAAAAAATAA
- a CDS encoding NAD-dependent deacetylase, which translates to MQKNVMILSGAGLSAASGLKTFRDSGGLWEEYDVMEVCSTQGFKKNPLKVLDFYDERRAQLSSVKPNKAHEIIASIKEKYPNNVHILTQNVDDLLERAGCKDVVHLHGFLPELRCNKCGFVFNIGYESYKDKICLKCSSNDVRHNIVMFGEQAPEYTRLYNLLEIIDLLVVIGTSGEVLPIDIFAINSPKSILNNLDDPNNIAKHFTKAYIQPAISALPKIKCDIDEFMES; encoded by the coding sequence ATGCAAAAAAATGTGATGATTCTAAGTGGAGCAGGACTTAGTGCAGCTAGTGGGCTAAAGACTTTTAGAGATAGTGGCGGATTATGGGAAGAATACGATGTTATGGAGGTTTGTAGCACTCAAGGATTTAAGAAAAATCCACTTAAAGTGCTAGATTTTTATGATGAAAGAAGAGCACAGCTATCAAGTGTAAAACCAAATAAAGCACATGAAATTATTGCTAGTATAAAAGAAAAATATCCAAATAATGTGCATATTTTGACGCAAAATGTGGATGATTTATTAGAGAGAGCAGGTTGCAAAGATGTGGTGCATTTGCATGGATTTTTGCCTGAACTTAGATGTAATAAATGTGGATTTGTATTTAATATTGGTTATGAAAGCTATAAAGATAAAATTTGTTTAAAATGTAGCAGTAACGATGTGCGACATAATATCGTGATGTTTGGCGAGCAAGCCCCTGAATATACTAGGCTTTATAATCTTTTAGAGATTATAGATTTGCTAGTAGTTATTGGCACAAGCGGTGAAGTTTTGCCAATAGATATATTTGCTATAAATTCACCAAAGAGTATTTTAAATAATCTTGATGATCCAAATAATATTGCAAAGCATTTTACTAAAGCCTATATACAGCCAGCTATTAGTGCTTTACCAAAAATAAAATGTGATATTGATGAATTTATGGAATCATAA
- a CDS encoding site-specific DNA-methyltransferase, giving the protein MIDKTQSSKNNTITPKLNFKNKIDGLELLKSLENSSVKVCFFDPQYRGILDKLQYGNEGKKRGCARVSLTQMNDEVVYKFIKEINRILKPSGYLFLWVDKFHLIEGVKQWIDDLQIVDMITWDKEKMGMGYRSRRRSEYIIVIQKKPIKAKDTWKIHNIPDVWCEKVLKTHPHSKPIELQKQLILATTLKDDLVCDPASGGFSVFEACKLTNRNFIGGDLNVNE; this is encoded by the coding sequence ATGATTGATAAAACTCAATCATCAAAAAATAATACAATCACTCCAAAACTCAATTTTAAAAATAAAATAGATGGTTTAGAACTTCTAAAATCGCTTGAAAATTCTAGTGTAAAAGTATGCTTTTTTGACCCGCAATATCGTGGAATCTTAGATAAACTCCAATATGGAAATGAAGGAAAAAAAAGAGGATGTGCAAGGGTGAGTTTAACCCAAATGAATGATGAAGTTGTATATAAATTTATAAAAGAAATAAATAGGATATTAAAACCTAGTGGCTATTTATTTTTATGGGTTGATAAATTTCATCTCATAGAAGGTGTAAAGCAGTGGATTGATGATTTGCAAATTGTTGATATGATTACTTGGGATAAGGAAAAAATGGGCATGGGATATCGCTCGCGTAGAAGAAGTGAATATATAATAGTAATCCAAAAAAAACCAATTAAAGCAAAAGATACTTGGAAGATTCATAATATACCAGATGTTTGGTGTGAAAAAGTCTTAAAAACTCACCCCCATTCTAAACCAATAGAACTTCAAAAACAACTCATTTTAGCTACAACTCTCAAAGATGATTTGGTATGTGATCCTGCAAGTGGTGGATTTTCAGTATTTGAAGCTTGCAAATTGACGAATAGAAATTTTATAGGTGGCGATTTAAATGTTAATGAATAA